Genomic DNA from uncultured Jannaschia sp.:
GCTGGCGATGATCGTCGTCGGTGCGCCGAACACGCTCTTCGTTGGCCTCCTCGCCAGCCTCATCGGGATGAGCGCGGGTATCGCGCTGGGCTTCTCGGCGGGTTTCATCGGCGGTCGGGTCGACGACACGATCCGGGTTCTGGCCGACGTGATGATCACGATCCCCCCGCTCCTGATCCTGGTGGTGTTCCAGACCTCCTACGGTGATGTCAGCCTCACGATGATGGCGCTCCTGATTGCGGGGTTCGTCTGGCAATCGCCGACCCGGCTGATCCGCGCGCAGGTCCTGTCGATGAAGCGGTCCGGCTATGTCCAGATGGCGCAGCTCTCGGGCGCCTCGACGCCGCACATCATGTTCCGCGAGATGCTGCCCAACCTCGTGCCCTATCTCTTCGGGTCGTTCATCGCCTCGGTCACCACGTCGATCGTCACGGCCGTCGGCCTCGAGGTGCTGGGCCTCGGCCCCCAGCGTATCCCGACCCTCGGGCGTACCATCTACGAGGCCATCAACGCGGGCGCGCTGATCCAGAATCTCTGGTGGTGGTGGGGCATTCCGACGATCCTGCTGGCGGTGATCTTCATCGGCCTCCTGCTCATTAACCTCGGCCTCGACGAGGTCTCGAACCCCCGCCTGAGGAAGCTGAGCTGATGGATGATGCGACCCTCGACAAGCCGGTCCTGACGCTGCGCGATCTCTCGATCGAATTCCCGACACCCAAGGGCATCGTCCAGGCGGTCAAAGCCCTCGACCTCACCATCCACAAGGGGCGTCGCGTCGGCTTCATCGGCGAGAGCGGGTCGGGCAAGACCACGACCGCGCTTGCCGTGATGCAGATGCTGGCCGAGCCGGGGCGCGTGTCGTCCGGCACGATCGACCTCGCGGGCACCGACATCCTGTCGCTCTCCGAAGAAGAGATGCGCCGCACGCGGCTCGACCGGATCGCCTATATCCCGCAGGGCGCGATGAACTCGCTGAACCCCGTGATGCGGGTCGAGCCGCAGATGTGGGATGCGATCATCGCCCATGAAGGCAACGTTCCACGCGCCGATCTCAAGGCCCGCTCGGATGCGGCGCTGACTTCGGTGGGCCTGCCCGCTCATACCGGCCGCCTCTACCCGCACGAACTCTCGGGCGGCATGAAGCAGCGGGTCTGCATCGCGCTCGGGATCATCCTCAACCCGGACCTCATCTTCGCGGACGAACCGACCTCGGCGCTCGACGTCGTCACCCAACGGCAGGTGATGCAGACGCTGAACGCCATCCAGGCGCAGATCGGGTCCGGCCTGATCCTGATCGGACAC
This window encodes:
- a CDS encoding ABC transporter permease, giving the protein MTSYSTDDDTAQAESHLPLTRAEKRQARRIRRFDNPWLNPKLIWGAALLLGIVALGLIGRLLWDLDLVFTGSAPLKLPPVGFENLRGQPGVGSYPLGTDGAGRDMLAMIVVGAPNTLFVGLLASLIGMSAGIALGFSAGFIGGRVDDTIRVLADVMITIPPLLILVVFQTSYGDVSLTMMALLIAGFVWQSPTRLIRAQVLSMKRSGYVQMAQLSGASTPHIMFREMLPNLVPYLFGSFIASVTTSIVTAVGLEVLGLGPQRIPTLGRTIYEAINAGALIQNLWWWWGIPTILLAVIFIGLLLINLGLDEVSNPRLRKLS